The following DNA comes from Methanosarcina vacuolata Z-761.
TCTGCCTCCAAGATATCTGAGAATTAACTTTTCATCAGTTTCGACGATATTAACTGATTCAGTGCCAAGGTCTACATATACTGTTTTTCCTGTCCAGCAAGTCATATTGAGTCCTTCGTTTCTGTTCCGATCCAAGCTTTCAATCCTGTTTTTATAATCATTTCACTTATACCTTATTTAAGTTGATATTCCTTTTTTTCTTTGAAATATACACCATCAGGAAGAAAACTTCTTAGCCGGTAACCAATGAATATATTACGGACAGGTCAGAATTATTTACTTTCAGCATGCCTGTCCAATAAACCGGATACAGAATCTATAGCCTCAATGACAATTATCCCTATAAACGCCGTAAGCATACCATAAAAAGTAGCCATTATATAAGGAACAAAAGGTGACGCAGCTACTATATCTATGCACGCAAGGTGCCATATAATAGACTCTCCATCCCTCAAAGGGATAACATATGCAAGCACGAAAGCAAGTGGCAGTCCGATAATCGACCCCACAATACTCAGTTTTTTATTTTTGAGGATTACGTATAAAAGAGCAAATGAGATGCTAACAGGTATTAACAAGTAAAATACCGGAAACATTAGAACAAATCCTAATCCTTCATCCAATTAATTCATCTCCTCAGTGATTGTTTCATACTGAACCTGAATTCTGGCTGTGCTGCTGGCTTCTCATATTTATTTTCAAATTGACTTTTTACACAAATAGAACACTATCATTGAAAAATTAAAAAATTGAATCCACAAGGGCATTATGGGAAAAACTTAGTATGTTTGTCTCGCTTATTTTCGTATCAGTTCCATTTGCATTGCTTGCTGTAAGCGTCACTGTATAATTTCCTGCTGCTGAACAGGTATGTGTCGGATTTTGCTCGGTTGACTTAGTTTCGTCTCCAAAATTCCTGTCACTATAGATAGAAAGGTTTACTTTAATTGATTCATTAGTGGTTATCCGGGTTTTCGTGAGAGTGAGTTGACCATCTACACACTGTGAAGAAGCTGCCAACGCTGCAGATGAAACGAAATTAAAAATACAAAGATGAAGGCTATTTCAAAAAGCATTTTTTTCTTTTTCATTTGTTTCATCCTTCTCCCTTTCATGCAATAATCTATCAAAAAAAATTAATGAATAAAAGTGGAGAATGTTATTGATTTTCTTTATCGCCTCCTGACGGCTGTAAACTTAATCCTCACTCTTAATTTGGTTCTATCTGCTCGATAATTTCCTTTGCTTTCCTGACCATGTAATCTGCTTCATCAGCCGAAACCTGTTCACATAGCTTCATTTTCTCAACGAGATGAATGAAGGAATTAAGCATGAAAACAGATTCTTTATTCTCACCCTTTTCATAGTAACATTTAGAAGTATCAAGCAGATCTATCAGGCCTGTTTTTGTTTTTACGTTGCACCTGTATGTAATTTCCACATACTCCTTAAGAGCCTGTATCCCGTCCAGAGGCATTAGCTCCGAAGAACAATTGTCAGAAGGCTGGGTTCCGTTTTCATATCCCTCATCCCCATCCGTATAGTTGTCATCCAGAGGAGGTACTTCAGCCGAAGAAAGAGTAAACATATAGATATCGGGGTTTCCATTGCGGGAATCATGCCAGACTATTCTGTCCCCATAAATATCAAGTACCCCAGAATTTCCTCCCCATTCATCATCATTATCGCCTGCAAATATCCAGACTGATCCACTGGTAGTAATTCGGGTTTCCTTAGAAGTGGAAAGGTTGTACATGTAAATATCGGGCCTGCCACTGCGATCATCTACCCATACAATTCTGTCTCCATAGATCGAAGGTGACCCTTGATTATATTCATTAGTAGTTATCTGAGTTTCCGTGGAAGTGGAAAGGTTATACATATAGATATCCCAGTTTCCATTTCGATAGTCTTCCCATACTATCCTGTCCTCATAGATATCAGGAACTCTTTGAATTGAGTTATTTGTGGTTATCTGGGTTTCCGTAGAAGTTGAAAGGTTATACATGTAAATATCCAGATTTCCGTCACGACTATCCGTCCACACAATATTGTCTCCGTAGATTGCAGGATAGTCCTGATATGACGTGTTGTTGCTTATCTGGACTTCCGTAGAAGTGGAAAGATTGTACATGTAGATGTCATTGATTGACCACACTATCCTATCCTTGTAGATACAAGGATTATTTATTACATCATCATGTATCTTGGTTTTATTAGAAGTAGAGATGTTATAAGTGTAGACCTCTGGGTTTCCATTCGGCCATTCATACCACACTATCCTGTCCCCGTAGATATCAGAAGATACTTGATCTGAACTATCATTGGTGATCTGAATTTCTTTGTGGGCGGAAAGATCGTACATATAGATGTCATAGCTGCCAGTAGGATATCCAGATTGATCAATGTTTTCTCTGTTGCGAGCATCCTGCCATATTATTTTATCATCGTAGATCGTCGGTTCGGTCTGAAATGATCCATTAGTGGTAATCTGTGTCTCAGTTCCATTTTCCCCGTTATCCACAGGCAATCCCGCAGAATCAAGAGTGAACATGTAAATACCACCATGCGAAGGTACCCATACAACCCTGTCCCCATAGATAGCAGGGTAACTTCCAGAACCCGCGTCGTATACTCCCTCGGCAGTCAACTCGGTTTCAGTAGAAGTGGAAATATTATACATTAAAACATGACTTCTGAAATCCCAGAAGTCTTGAGTCCACACTATTTTATCCTCATAAATATCGGGACTGCCAGTTCTTTCATAGGCTATAAGCTCTCCTGTGGAAGTGGAAAGATTATGCATTACAATCATTTCATTATTTCCTACATAATCTTCCTGCTCCCATACGACAACGTCCTTATAAATTGAAGGGTTCCAGCTCCTTAATCCCGCAGAAAGCGGGGTTTCCGTAGAAGTGGCAAGATCGTATACACATATATTATTATTTATAGAAAAATACGGATCTATGGCATCATCTATTTGCACTTCATCTACCCACACTATTTTGTCCCCATAAATCGCAGGATCACTCTGATTTGATTCATTAGTGGTTATTTGAGTTTCCGTGGAAGTCGATAGGTCGTACATGTAAACGTCCAGATTTCCATTTCGATCATCCTGCCATACTATTTTATCATCGTAAATAGCAGGTAAAGTCTGGTTAGAATTACTGGAAGTTATCCGGGTTTCCGCGGAAGTGGAGAGGTCGTACATGTAGATGTCCCAGTTTCCATTACGCAGATCCTGCCATACCATTTTATCATCGTAAATAGCAGGATTGGACTGTGTTGAGTTGTTACTGGTTATCTGTGTTTCCATGGAAGTGGAGAGGTCGTACATGTAGATATCCCAGTTTTCATCATGGTTGGAATAGAAGCTTAAGTTATCTACCTGATCTTCTTCATTCCGAGCATCGGCCCATACAATTCTGTCCCCATAGAAATCCAGAGACCTTACTTGTGCGTCACTGATGTTGATCCTGGTTCTCGTACCCTCTGCAGGAACTGCAGTTGCGTTCCCGATGGTCATTAAAAATATAACAAAAAATATTCCAAAAAAAATTGCTGCTCTTTTATCAACTTTCATCTAACTTACACCTCAACCTAAAATGAAATTTTTAATCCAGACTTTCTTTTTCCTAAACTTAGTCATTCGATATTCGATTATTAAACTAAACTCTAAATTTGAGGAAAGATCCATTTGTAATCGAATCAATATTCGAGACTATAGCTTTCAATTCAGAGGTAAATTTAGGGACTGCACTCTTCAAACTTTGTGGTTTTTAACCTGTATTAAGCACTGAGTTCTGGAGCCTACTCATGAGATTTAATTAAAAACAAGTCTCAAATTTCGACTTTCCCCAAAACCCAAACTTGAAGAATAAATGTTCAATTCCTACTTTATAAAATATATCCAAGAAAGAATATAGATATTTCTATAAGAACTAAAATAGAATAGTTTATTATATACTATTTCAGAAAAAGGATAAGATTAACATGTGTTAACTTTTTTGTTCAGATTTAATGATAATTATGTATCTTATATCATTATTTTGTTAATAGCGTTTTTTAAAGCCTTATTTTCAATAATTTCAGTATAGTTGATTCTTAACTCAAATCCGCGGTTCTTTAAAATATGTCATTGAAAATATGGTTTTTAAAAAGTGTTATTGAAAGATAGTTTTAAAAAGTTATATCCAGAAGATCTTAAAAGAGCCAGCCTTTAAGACAGAGAAATCTCACATATATATTGTATGAACCTGGAGAAACCTTACATCGTTTCTGTTTATGCCGTTCTACGGAACGAGAAAGGCGAATTCCTGCTTCTCAGACGGTCGGAAAATTCTCACAGCAATCCGGGAAAATGGGATCTTCCGGGTGGAAAGCTTGGCCTTGGAGAACTTCTAAAAGACGCGGTTGTTAGGGAGGTCTGGGAGGAAACCGGGATTTCAATTGCGCTCGGAGAGATTGCAGGGTATGCTACCTTTGAGCTTCCGGACAAAAAAGTAATTGCCATAATATATGACGGAGGATATATCATTGCTAATGTAAAGTTGAGCTATGAACATGTGGAATATGCATGGAGCTCTCTTGAGCATATTCTGGAAATGGATGCTCTTCCGGATCACTTTAAGGAATTCTTTAAAAGATTCGCTGCCGAAAATAAAGAACCTCCAGAGCTGCCGATTTAAAATATATCAGAAAATGGATTACCTGCTGAGCCTGTCACAAAACCAATTTTTATTTTCATAATTTATAAGAGTTATAGAATTACTTTCCTGGTCAGAATCTCAATTGATGATTTTAAAAATGAGTTTCAAAAAAGTAGATTTTGAGTTTTTGAATCAGCTCTTTAAGTAAAAATCCGAAAGAAAAATTAGTGACTTACACTAAGGCCATTTGTAAGCTGATAATAAAGAACTTTTTTGCCTTTTTTAAGAATGTTTTTAATGCATCTATAATTATGATCTCAAGAAGTATTCCCTTAGTTATCACCCTATTGTGGTTGTTTTCACGAAATTGCGGATTAACTGAACTTTTTTTACAAATTAACTTTACTAATAATTTCATTCAAAAAAGTAAGCTTATATCTAAGAACAAATTTTTTGGTCATTATCCAGTTAACAGAGTGAAAATAACTAGGACTTACGCGACTAAATTGAAGGATTGTAGAATTTACATCTTAATTGAATTTGTCCTAAGGAGGACTTACATGAAAAAATCTTTTTCATCTATGGTTTTATTAGTTATACTATTCTTGCAAGTAACTTTAGCTATTATACCATCAATTGGAGTGGTTTCAGCTTCAGGCAATGTAACAATTAATGATTTTACTTGTAACATTACTAAAGGGACTGTTCCTTTTGATTCAAGGCTAACTGGTAACGTGACTGGTCAAGTTACCAGCTGGAAATGGGAATTTTATAATCCGCAAATTAACCATTGGTCTTACAGCAGTAGAAAAGGAAACTCGGTAACTACATCTCATAGGTTTGGAAGAGCTAAAGCTTATGGAGTTTTTAATGTTACTTTGATTGTAGTTGGGCCTAATGGAAGTGATTCACTTAAAAAGATAGATTATGTTGTAGGAAATAAAAACACTACAGGTCTGCCAACTGCTAATTTCTCTGCATCGACCACTTCTGGATATGCACCATTGAATGTAACATTTACTGACAAGAGTAAAGATGCAACTACAGCTTTATGGTATTTTGGACTGACAAATACTTCAAAAGAAAAGAACTCAACATATACTTTCAATTCTCCCGGAACTTATAGAGTTGTTTTAGAAGTGAGCAATGGAAGAGGTTGGGATGCGACAGCTCAAGAAATAACTGTTCTGGGGCAACAGAAAATTCTTCCAGAAGCAGGTTTTGACGCCGATACTTCCAATGGCCTCGATGTGCAGTTTGCAGACACCTCACAAAACGCAAATGAATGGAACTGGGACTTTGGAGATGGAACTAATTCAACCGATCAGAATCCGTCACATACCTATTCAACAGCAGGAAACTATACTGTCAATCTTGCAGCAAACAATGAAAACGGAACAAGCTTAGCAAACAAAACAATATATGTGGAAGAAATGAGCAGCTCAAGTGGTGGAAG
Coding sequences within:
- a CDS encoding PKD domain-containing protein, which codes for MAASSQCVDGQLTLTKTRITTNESIKVNLSIYSDRNFGDETKSTEQNPTHTCSAAGNYTVTLTASNANGTDTKISETNILSFSHNALVDSIF
- a CDS encoding NUDIX domain-containing protein, producing MNLEKPYIVSVYAVLRNEKGEFLLLRRSENSHSNPGKWDLPGGKLGLGELLKDAVVREVWEETGISIALGEIAGYATFELPDKKVIAIIYDGGYIIANVKLSYEHVEYAWSSLEHILEMDALPDHFKEFFKRFAAENKEPPELPI
- a CDS encoding PGF-pre-PGF domain-containing protein — encoded protein: MKKSFSSMVLLVILFLQVTLAIIPSIGVVSASGNVTINDFTCNITKGTVPFDSRLTGNVTGQVTSWKWEFYNPQINHWSYSSRKGNSVTTSHRFGRAKAYGVFNVTLIVVGPNGSDSLKKIDYVVGNKNTTGLPTANFSASTTSGYAPLNVTFTDKSKDATTALWYFGLTNTSKEKNSTYTFNSPGTYRVVLEVSNGRGWDATAQEITVLGQQKILPEAGFDADTSNGLDVQFADTSQNANEWNWDFGDGTNSTDQNPSHTYSTAGNYTVNLAANNENGTSLANKTIYVEEMSSSSGGSDSEDSSSGGDSVGTVTVSDSSDSSSDSSSDSSSDSSSGSSGSSSSDSSGGAGGSPELQSNVAAKEISQTSITYGNSVNFNFPQNATPVTNISFDSKKTVGKTTAIVEMLINQSTLVSEPPSDEVYKFVNIWVGNSGFATPDNIENATVYFKVEKSWLQDQNIDKSSVTFNRYNDSQWNPLQTTLAGEDNEYLYFIAETPGLSSPFAITGKTASNATLNETKSETQSGSNSSLENNASNTTNVKQTQSPTTSGNGDKKSPGFESVFGIVSLLAVFLYKRK